DNA sequence from the Verrucomicrobiia bacterium genome:
GATTCTTCCACGCAGTAGAACCATAAACGCCCGCGCGTCGCGGATCGAACGGTTGAAACCCGATCCGCGAAGCGGGTGAATCCGCCCGCAACCGGAAATCGCGGCGCGCTGCGTCCACGAAGAGCGGATCGGTTATGATCGAACCGGCGTCGTTTCCCTGCTCCCGCCATTGGTCCCATGTCTTGCCATCGAAATCAATTTTCTGCCCTGCCGGCCTCCAATAAAGATTCGTGCGCGACTGCACTTTGGCACCCTTCCAACCGCCATACGCCAGTAATTCCCCCTGATCCCAGTAAACCACGTTCCGCTCGAACGTGAACGACAGATGCGGTTCAGCGCGGGTGACGGCCATCTGCGTTTCCCGGCTGAATGCCAGGATGTTGTTCCGAAAGACATTTTCGCGCCCGTAATGCTGGTGCATGCCGCCATCCAGGACGTCGTAAACCAGATTGTTTTCGAAGAGGATGTGCGAACTTCCCTCATCGCAATACAGTCCCCAACCGCCGTAGCTGCCCGCGTAGACGTCATGAATCACGTTGTTCCTCACCACCGTTCCCTCTGATTTGCCCAACGTATAAACGCCCGCCATGTCGCTTAATATTCCGTAACCAATGTGATGCAGATGATTGAACTCAATCAGGTTTCGCTTCGCTCCATTTTCTCCATATCCCCAGCGCCAGCCCGCCGAGATCGCGGTGTAGAAGAAATCCCCGACGTCGCAATGGCGGATCACATTGTCCGCGCTGTGGCCGATCCAGATCCCCACGGCATCGGGCCGGATTCGCCCTCCGCTCTGAATGATGCAATTGTCAACCGTGATGCCGCTTGTCCGGACGTCGCTCGGAACAATCCCGGTCTCGCCGATGCGCACTCCGCTAACGCCGACGTCAAACACGCGGGAATGTTCGACGGCGCAATCCTGGGTGTTTCGACGGAACCAGATGGCCGTGCCGCCGATGTGCTCAACGGCGCAATGGGTGAATTGAATCCCGCGGGCATGGTCCAGCGCAATGGCCGCCGCCGTCACATTCATCGCAGCCTGGTTCGGAGCATACCCCTCCGGAGGAATTCGCAATTCCGCGTGACGGAACTTCAAACCTTCGAAACGAAGATGCTGCACCTGCATTTCGGGCGCTCCCTGGATCGACACCAGGTGCTCCAGCATCGGCGCGATCACTTCCGCGTTGCTCAGATCCTCGCCGGGTCGCGGCTGGTAATATAGCCAGCCTTCGCGATCCAGAAACCATTCACCGGGCGAATCCAGCGCTCCCAGAAAGTTTTCCAGCAGATACAGGCCCCCGCGCTGCATCTGGTTCCACCATTTCATGACTGCCCCATCGGAAACTAATCGTCCATCGGCAGGAGCAGCTTCTCGAAGCCGCTCGCGGGTTGTGTCCCATTTGTGAAAAACGAGGATCTGCACATCCTGCAATTCTTCCGCTGGCAAGCCCCGCAGTGCTGCAGCATCTTCCGGTTTCACAGTGAATGTATGTCGATAAGGCCGCCTGCGATCGCCAGATGGCTCTTCCGCGACCCCCTTCAAAATCGAGAAATCCCAGGCATTCGGCGTTCGCGCACGCGTGGCTCGCGCTCCATTCACCCAAAGCTGCTCAAAACGCCATTCGCCCGCGGCCTGATCCCCTGTTCGTTGGATGCGCGTCTTCCATATCCCCGGTCTTTGGGAATCCGCCTGCCAGCCAGTGACGCGCCGGCCGCCGCTTATGATCACTTCGGCGCCTGGCTGGGCGCGGTAAACCGTCGGTTGCTCTGCCGAGATTCCGGAATCCAAGGGTGTGAATTCCAGGGACCTTTGCATCTCATACACTCCCGGGCCAAACGTAACGATCACGCTGGATCCGGGCGACGTGGATCGTGCAAAGCGAGCGGCCATTTGCGCGCGTTCGACCGAAGCGAACGGCCGGGCCTGCGTTCCGGGATTTGAATCATCGCCCGCAGGACTGACGAACAGTTCAGCTGCCAGCGCGGGAGGGTTCAAAGCTATCGCCGCAAGAGTGAGGACGGACAACAAGCGGCAGGCAAAGGTGATGATCAATGGCATTTAGGTGGTGACGTTTTCGGGTTCAGAATAGCAGACCCGGGAACGCTGTCCTGTCGACTAAACAGGAGACACCCTTCGCCTATCCTGCAGCGCGACGCCAACTGCCTGCCGTTTGTCAGCCGCGCCGAAACTTGGCGACTGCCTGAGTGCGCGAGCGCACTTGAAGCTTTTCGTAGATGCGGCGGCTGTAGGTGTGGACCGTTCCAAAACTCACGCCAATCCGGTCGGCAATTTCCTTGAACAGGTAACCTTCCGCAACGAGTTCAAGCACTTCGCGCTCGCGCGCGGAGAGCATCTCCATTTCCTTGTTGGGGGTGGCCTCCTCTTTGAAATATTCAACAACCTTCCGGGCGATATGGCTGCTCATCGGGGAGCCGCCGCGATTGATCTCGCGCAACGCCCCGAGCAGTTCCTCAATCGAAGTTTGCTTCAGCAGATAACCGCCCGCCCCGGCCCGCAACGCGCTGAAGATCGCTTCCGTATCCTCATAAACTGTCAGCATCAGCACCTGTGGCTGGGGACAAATCATTTTGAGCTGTCGCACGCACTCCACTCCATCCACATCCGGCAGATTGATGTCCATGATGACAACGTCAGGATTCAATCGTGGAATACCCTCCAGCGCCGCGGCGCTGCAGTTGAAGCGTCCTTCCACTTGAAAACCCGCGTCGGTATCGATCAATCTCGCCAGCGCGGCGAGCAACTCGGCGTCGTCCTCCACGATAGCCAC
Encoded proteins:
- a CDS encoding right-handed parallel beta-helix repeat-containing protein, with the protein product MPLIITFACRLLSVLTLAAIALNPPALAAELFVSPAGDDSNPGTQARPFASVERAQMAARFARSTSPGSSVIVTFGPGVYEMQRSLEFTPLDSGISAEQPTVYRAQPGAEVIISGGRRVTGWQADSQRPGIWKTRIQRTGDQAAGEWRFEQLWVNGARATRARTPNAWDFSILKGVAEEPSGDRRRPYRHTFTVKPEDAAALRGLPAEELQDVQILVFHKWDTTRERLREAAPADGRLVSDGAVMKWWNQMQRGGLYLLENFLGALDSPGEWFLDREGWLYYQPRPGEDLSNAEVIAPMLEHLVSIQGAPEMQVQHLRFEGLKFRHAELRIPPEGYAPNQAAMNVTAAAIALDHARGIQFTHCAVEHIGGTAIWFRRNTQDCAVEHSRVFDVGVSGVRIGETGIVPSDVRTSGITVDNCIIQSGGRIRPDAVGIWIGHSADNVIRHCDVGDFFYTAISAGWRWGYGENGAKRNLIEFNHLHHIGYGILSDMAGVYTLGKSEGTVVRNNVIHDVYAGSYGGWGLYCDEGSSHILFENNLVYDVLDGGMHQHYGRENVFRNNILAFSRETQMAVTRAEPHLSFTFERNVVYWDQGELLAYGGWKGAKVQSRTNLYWRPAGQKIDFDGKTWDQWREQGNDAGSIITDPLFVDAARRDFRLRADSPASRIGFQPFDPRRAGVYGSTAWKNLAADRTWPPAFVTPTPDPVQLHDDFEDRTASPLLNVASLNQGKRSDLIVITNDPADPGNHCLRFEDAPGLDRDFYPFLNWNPHYSSGVAKLKFAIRLETDAQAKCEWRYGSRGIVGPSVDFRGGGVWVRGRQLLSVPADTWFQVEMRATLGEPEPRWDLIATLPGAAPREFKGLTCDSRWAGVGWVGFISTATQRTMFHLDNIKMENPGAVQCSMLRSHSMAD
- a CDS encoding response regulator transcription factor, with the translated sequence MTKHNKVVRMGIASETPKPVVAPSSTRKPPGKIRVAIVEDDAELLAALARLIDTDAGFQVEGRFNCSAAALEGIPRLNPDVVIMDINLPDVDGVECVRQLKMICPQPQVLMLTVYEDTEAIFSALRAGAGGYLLKQTSIEELLGALREINRGGSPMSSHIARKVVEYFKEEATPNKEMEMLSAREREVLELVAEGYLFKEIADRIGVSFGTVHTYSRRIYEKLQVRSRTQAVAKFRRG